A genomic window from Candidatus Methylacidiphilum fumarolicum includes:
- a CDS encoding cation diffusion facilitator family transporter — translation MNQQKQINLFVSLSILVNFLLAAGKISFGLSGHSFALSADGLESLADIGSSLLVWFGIKISQIPPDPNHPFGHGKADPIAAFIVSILLMLCTLFVSIEAIKNLWISTPLPSLYTLPAIGIIVIIKEIFYRIFKKLGENTGSLVLCADSWHHRSDVLSSLSAFFGILIAVATGLKQADSIAAIVSAIIIFWNSIHLIRPSFLEMMDTAPSKNIEQKIRNIAEEVPGVIKIEKCRIRKSGHGLLMDIHVMVSGTLTVREGHIIGHKVKDKLCASPMNITDVVVHIEPVE, via the coding sequence ATGAACCAACAAAAGCAGATCAACCTCTTCGTTAGCTTAAGCATTCTGGTTAATTTCCTTTTGGCTGCTGGAAAAATTTCTTTTGGACTTAGTGGCCATTCTTTTGCTTTAAGTGCCGATGGTCTAGAATCCTTGGCTGATATAGGTTCTTCATTGCTTGTATGGTTTGGAATAAAAATTTCTCAAATTCCTCCTGACCCTAACCATCCTTTTGGCCATGGGAAAGCTGATCCTATAGCTGCATTTATCGTCTCCATACTCCTTATGCTTTGCACACTATTCGTATCCATCGAAGCCATAAAAAACTTATGGATTTCCACACCATTGCCTTCCCTTTATACCCTTCCTGCTATTGGCATAATCGTCATTATAAAAGAGATTTTTTATAGAATCTTTAAGAAACTTGGAGAAAATACCGGCAGTCTTGTTTTATGTGCTGATTCCTGGCATCATCGCTCCGATGTGTTATCTTCTTTATCCGCTTTTTTTGGAATTCTTATAGCAGTCGCTACTGGGTTAAAACAGGCGGACAGCATCGCAGCGATCGTATCAGCAATAATCATTTTTTGGAACAGCATTCATCTTATTAGACCTTCTTTCCTTGAAATGATGGATACGGCTCCCTCAAAGAACATTGAACAGAAAATCCGAAATATCGCAGAAGAAGTTCCAGGAGTCATAAAGATTGAAAAATGTAGAATTCGCAAAAGCGGCCACGGTCTACTGATGGATATCCATGTGATGGTATCCGGCACGCTGACAGTGAGAGAAGGGCATATTATCGGCCATAAAGTTAAAGATAAACTCTGTGCTTCCCCGATGAATATCACCGATGTAGTCGTCCATATCGAACCGGTAGAGTGA
- the aroC gene encoding chorismate synthase produces the protein MPNTFGHLFRITTWGESHGKGVGVVVDGCPSKIPLTESDIQKELDRRRPGQSKITTQRKEKDIAEILSGTFNGMTLGTPILILVRNEDARPEAYAEMEYIYRPSHADYTYQVKYGIRNWQGGGRASARETVGRVAGGAVGGKLLEVLYPSLEVIAWVSEVHGVKSFCDPNKITKDKIESNILRWPDSENFDNALKEVEKAQKEGDTVGGVIDCVVRGMPPGLGEPVFDKLEADLAKAMLSLPASKGFEIGSGFQAARMRGSEHNDPFYMEGKRVRTYTNWSGGVQGGISNGENLFFRVAFKPVATLAKEQKTVTVDGEEVHLRARGRHDPCVLPRAVPIVEAMTKLVLADHALRQKVLDCRP, from the coding sequence ATGCCCAATACATTCGGACATTTATTTCGCATTACTACTTGGGGCGAATCTCATGGAAAAGGAGTTGGAGTCGTTGTAGACGGCTGTCCATCAAAAATTCCCCTGACTGAATCAGATATCCAGAAGGAACTTGATCGCAGAAGACCTGGACAAAGTAAAATCACTACCCAGAGAAAGGAAAAAGATATCGCCGAAATTCTTTCTGGTACCTTTAACGGGATGACTTTAGGAACCCCTATATTAATTTTAGTAAGAAATGAAGATGCCCGTCCAGAAGCCTACGCTGAGATGGAGTATATTTATAGGCCATCGCATGCGGATTATACCTATCAAGTCAAGTATGGAATTCGCAATTGGCAAGGGGGTGGAAGGGCCTCTGCCAGAGAAACTGTAGGAAGAGTTGCAGGAGGAGCGGTTGGCGGAAAGCTCCTTGAAGTTCTCTACCCTTCCTTAGAAGTTATTGCATGGGTCTCAGAAGTTCATGGAGTCAAATCCTTTTGTGATCCTAATAAAATTACCAAGGATAAAATTGAATCGAACATATTACGTTGGCCCGATTCAGAAAATTTTGATAATGCCTTGAAGGAAGTAGAAAAGGCACAGAAAGAGGGAGATACGGTCGGGGGAGTGATTGACTGTGTAGTTCGTGGTATGCCTCCTGGCCTTGGAGAGCCTGTTTTTGATAAGCTGGAAGCTGACTTAGCAAAGGCAATGCTTAGCTTACCTGCTTCAAAAGGCTTTGAAATCGGTTCTGGCTTTCAAGCAGCCAGAATGAGAGGTTCTGAGCATAACGATCCTTTTTATATGGAAGGCAAAAGGGTAAGAACGTATACGAACTGGAGTGGCGGAGTCCAAGGAGGTATCAGTAATGGGGAAAATCTTTTTTTTCGTGTAGCTTTTAAACCGGTAGCCACTCTTGCCAAAGAGCAAAAGACAGTTACAGTGGATGGCGAAGAAGTTCATTTACGGGCGAGAGGAAGACACGATCCGTGTGTGTTGCCCAGAGCTGTGCCAATCGTTGAAGCGATGACTAAGTTGGTTTTGGCTGATCACGCTTTAAGACAAAAAGTACTGGATTGTAGACCATAA
- the proC gene encoding pyrroline-5-carboxylate reductase — protein MESLDKSNGEKKWLRHSRIGFIGSGKMAKALVHGFLGNNKISLENPLWISGRSKGSIQSFLEEFESHKIHTTLDNRELVNNTDLVFLCVKPLQAEEVLREISAIIASKVFISVVAGLTIKNITQLLSHCMVVRAMPNLPCQIGKGVIPYALNRDQDTKNGEMVGLIHYLFSLLGHPIQISEDLMAAATALVGCGPAYVCMLMIGLIEQAKAYGFPDLEAIQLMNEMVLGTLSLLMETKRSPEKLLSEVKTPRGITEAATQVMVRKGWEDILLEAIEAAKKKAETLEANFK, from the coding sequence ATGGAGTCATTGGATAAGAGCAACGGAGAAAAAAAGTGGCTAAGACATTCTCGTATAGGCTTTATTGGTTCTGGAAAAATGGCTAAGGCGCTTGTGCACGGGTTTTTAGGGAATAATAAAATAAGCTTAGAAAATCCACTCTGGATTTCTGGGCGTTCCAAAGGGAGCATTCAATCTTTTTTAGAAGAATTTGAGAGCCATAAAATCCATACTACCTTGGATAATCGGGAGCTAGTTAATAATACAGATCTGGTATTTTTATGTGTGAAACCACTCCAAGCAGAAGAGGTTTTACGAGAAATCAGTGCCATAATAGCATCTAAAGTTTTCATTTCGGTTGTCGCTGGCCTGACAATAAAAAACATAACCCAACTTTTATCCCATTGCATGGTGGTTCGGGCAATGCCAAATCTTCCTTGCCAAATAGGCAAAGGAGTGATCCCTTATGCTTTAAATAGGGATCAGGATACAAAGAATGGGGAGATGGTTGGCCTGATCCATTATTTATTTTCCCTACTAGGCCATCCTATTCAGATTAGCGAAGATCTTATGGCGGCAGCAACTGCATTAGTAGGGTGTGGCCCGGCTTATGTCTGTATGCTTATGATAGGGTTAATAGAACAAGCCAAAGCCTATGGATTTCCGGATTTAGAGGCGATTCAATTGATGAATGAGATGGTTTTGGGGACCCTCTCATTGTTAATGGAAACAAAGAGATCCCCTGAAAAACTGCTCTCTGAAGTTAAAACGCCACGTGGAATTACAGAAGCAGCGACTCAAGTGATGGTTCGAAAGGGGTGGGAAGATATTTTACTGGAAGCTATAGAAGCGGCAAAGAAAAAGGCTGAAACATTGGAAGCCAACTTTAAATAA
- a CDS encoding NosD domain-containing protein, translating into MSYSIDIAALKLLKGKNCQIEANRFENNFFSIYCANAQECTVANNEIVGHAISEGASANGIHLWSCQRMKIHGNRVQGHRDGIYFEFVTESLVEGNQSIGNLRYGLHFMFSNDDVYRTNLFERNGAGVAVMFSKRILMEGNQYRNNWGPTSYGLLLKSIDDSLIRRNLFVRNTTAIRFDEAIRNKLKILYFFTSGLLVLCSHLFLTKLLAEKKTQ; encoded by the coding sequence ATGAGCTACTCGATCGACATCGCCGCCCTTAAGCTCCTTAAAGGGAAAAACTGCCAAATCGAGGCCAACCGGTTTGAAAACAACTTCTTTTCGATCTACTGCGCGAATGCCCAGGAATGCACGGTGGCAAACAATGAGATTGTGGGACATGCGATTTCCGAAGGCGCTTCGGCCAATGGAATTCACCTTTGGAGTTGCCAGCGGATGAAGATCCATGGGAATCGCGTGCAAGGGCATCGAGATGGTATCTATTTCGAATTCGTGACGGAAAGTCTTGTCGAGGGGAATCAGTCGATTGGTAATCTCCGTTATGGACTTCACTTCATGTTCTCCAACGATGATGTCTATCGAACGAACCTCTTCGAACGAAACGGAGCCGGCGTTGCCGTGATGTTTTCCAAGCGAATCCTTATGGAAGGCAATCAATATCGGAACAACTGGGGGCCAACAAGCTACGGGCTACTTCTCAAGTCCATTGACGACAGCCTCATTCGGCGGAATCTTTTTGTCCGCAACACAACGGCGATCCGATTCGACGAGGCTATTAGGAATAAATTGAAAATTTTATATTTCTTTACAAGCGGGCTTTTGGTCTTATGTAGTCATCTATTTTTAACTAAACTCTTAGCTGAAAAAAAAACACAGTAG
- a CDS encoding O-methyltransferase — protein MSLTFYPITKELYDYAICHRTYASDPLMQKLRRETLALGEISEMAIPPEEESFLSILVAACNAKTAIEVGTFTGIGSIAIARALAQSGKLVCCEINPQWIALASKYWKEAGLEHKIEVKIGPALKTIQDLEEDLRFDFAFIDADKENYENYYELLLPKMRQNGLLVFDNMFWKGRVIRPEDSDKDSLVLSRLNDKLSNDTRIESVLLPIADGVVIARKKN, from the coding sequence ATGAGCTTGACTTTTTATCCCATAACCAAAGAACTTTACGATTATGCCATTTGCCATAGGACTTATGCTTCCGATCCTTTAATGCAAAAGCTTCGGAGAGAGACCCTGGCATTAGGAGAAATTTCTGAGATGGCTATTCCTCCAGAGGAAGAAAGTTTCCTCTCGATACTGGTTGCGGCATGTAATGCAAAGACTGCGATAGAAGTGGGAACCTTTACAGGGATTGGTTCCATAGCCATTGCAAGGGCATTAGCTCAATCTGGAAAGCTTGTTTGTTGTGAAATTAATCCTCAGTGGATTGCATTGGCATCTAAATATTGGAAAGAAGCTGGGTTGGAACATAAAATAGAAGTGAAAATCGGTCCTGCATTAAAAACCATTCAAGATTTGGAAGAGGATTTACGGTTTGATTTTGCTTTTATTGATGCGGATAAAGAAAATTATGAGAATTATTATGAATTGTTATTGCCTAAAATGCGACAGAATGGACTCCTTGTATTCGACAACATGTTTTGGAAAGGAAGGGTGATTCGTCCTGAAGACTCTGATAAAGATTCTCTTGTGTTGAGTAGACTCAACGACAAACTAAGCAACGATACTAGAATTGAATCGGTACTCCTTCCTATAGCCGATGGAGTGGTGATCGCTAGAAAGAAAAACTAG
- a CDS encoding ABC transporter ATP-binding protein, translated as MVEVEGLFKRFGRRIALKNVSFRLQEGTITALIGPNGSGKTTILKILCSLVRPDRGSIRLGGKDPRRDPEVRRLIGYMPQVYDFPEHRSPSELIRWLKEIRAQPASREEDLVRLFELAPEMKRSLGTLSWGTRAKVACTLALMFSSPILLLDEPTAGMDPIASTRLKDLLRMEREEGKTILLSSHSMADVAEVGDRLLLLERGNLVLEGNPKKIMETEKVPTLERAIAQILENRRHGQAS; from the coding sequence ATGGTCGAAGTAGAAGGCCTTTTCAAGCGCTTCGGTCGGCGGATTGCTCTGAAAAACGTAAGCTTCCGGCTGCAAGAGGGCACCATTACTGCCCTCATCGGTCCCAACGGTTCCGGGAAGACAACGATTCTTAAAATTCTCTGCTCGTTAGTTCGTCCCGATCGAGGCTCGATTCGACTGGGAGGGAAAGATCCTCGTCGAGATCCCGAAGTCAGGCGACTGATTGGCTACATGCCGCAGGTCTACGACTTCCCAGAGCATCGAAGCCCAAGCGAGCTCATTCGCTGGCTAAAAGAAATTCGCGCCCAACCGGCCTCCAGGGAAGAAGATCTCGTTCGGCTCTTCGAGCTCGCTCCCGAAATGAAACGCAGCTTAGGCACTCTCTCCTGGGGAACCCGTGCCAAGGTTGCCTGCACCCTCGCTCTCATGTTTTCCAGCCCCATTCTTCTTTTGGATGAACCGACCGCTGGTATGGACCCGATCGCATCTACCCGGCTCAAAGACCTTCTGCGTATGGAACGAGAGGAAGGCAAGACTATCCTGCTCTCCTCTCATTCGATGGCCGATGTTGCGGAGGTCGGAGACCGATTGCTGCTCTTGGAACGCGGGAACCTCGTTCTTGAGGGAAACCCTAAGAAAATCATGGAAACCGAAAAGGTTCCAACCCTGGAAAGAGCCATTGCGCAAATTTTGGAGAATCGTCGACATGGACAAGCTTCGTAA
- the trxA gene encoding thioredoxin — translation MIFDVNDFEQEVIHRSKTIPVVVDFWAAWCGPCRMLSPLLEELAAEAQGKWDLAKVNVDEQEAVAVAYGVSGIPDVRIFVDGEEKDRFVGLQPKAAIKSWLEKNLSQKGQKTKWKTALDLFEQGKFHEAIVAFEKEKEKPENPQEFLIYAKFLLLSDPQKALSVLQPEIESEDPSIYEAIKCLGTLLLGMEIEKLGETEEKIRFVEGLEAIKKLDIEKGLFNWISLLHINKNIGEGLVLKAVRNLFRYLGPRHPLSLKYSRAFSTAVNV, via the coding sequence ATGATTTTCGATGTAAACGATTTTGAACAAGAAGTTATCCATAGAAGCAAAACCATCCCTGTTGTGGTGGACTTTTGGGCAGCGTGGTGCGGTCCCTGCCGCATGTTGTCTCCCCTGCTAGAAGAGTTGGCAGCCGAAGCGCAAGGAAAATGGGATCTAGCAAAAGTGAATGTAGATGAACAAGAAGCAGTGGCTGTAGCCTACGGAGTGAGTGGAATTCCCGATGTGAGGATATTTGTTGATGGGGAGGAAAAAGACCGCTTCGTTGGTTTGCAACCTAAAGCAGCAATTAAGAGTTGGCTGGAGAAAAATTTGAGTCAAAAGGGGCAGAAGACAAAATGGAAAACAGCTCTTGATTTATTTGAGCAGGGTAAGTTCCATGAGGCGATCGTGGCTTTTGAAAAAGAAAAGGAAAAGCCAGAGAATCCCCAAGAGTTTTTAATCTATGCGAAATTCCTTCTATTGTCCGATCCGCAAAAAGCGTTGTCAGTTCTCCAACCTGAAATTGAATCGGAAGATCCATCCATCTATGAGGCAATCAAATGTCTTGGAACTTTATTGCTTGGAATGGAAATAGAAAAATTGGGCGAAACAGAAGAAAAAATACGATTTGTGGAGGGGTTAGAAGCAATTAAAAAATTGGATATAGAAAAAGGACTGTTTAATTGGATTTCTCTGTTGCATATAAATAAGAATATTGGAGAAGGATTGGTCTTAAAGGCGGTTCGTAACTTATTTCGATATCTTGGTCCAAGACACCCACTTTCTTTAAAATACAGCCGAGCTTTCTCTACAGCTGTCAATGTTTAA
- the plsY gene encoding glycerol-3-phosphate 1-O-acyltransferase PlsY codes for MGSEAISPLLLFSGILLSFICGSIPFGFLLGKAKGIDIRLLGSKNIGATNVGRIMGWKWGLLVFFLDFLKGFIPVFLIRFHFDVHQTSSDLFALICGLSSIIGHNFTPWLKGKGGKGIATSAGVLLALMPKVFLLLLISWFGILFFTRIVSISSICAALFFPFFTFILYPNNHLFFFFSIVASFLAIWRHRSNIKRIFKGTEPKLNFSKQNK; via the coding sequence ATGGGATCTGAAGCTATTTCACCGCTTTTGCTTTTTAGTGGCATCCTCCTTTCTTTTATTTGCGGTTCCATTCCATTCGGTTTTCTTCTAGGCAAAGCCAAGGGGATTGATATTAGACTTTTGGGCAGCAAAAACATTGGAGCTACTAATGTCGGTAGGATTATGGGTTGGAAATGGGGGCTTTTAGTTTTTTTTCTCGATTTTTTAAAAGGCTTTATCCCTGTTTTTCTTATTCGTTTTCATTTCGATGTTCATCAAACCTCCTCAGATCTTTTTGCTCTGATTTGTGGTCTTTCTTCTATTATTGGCCATAACTTTACGCCTTGGCTAAAGGGAAAGGGAGGCAAAGGAATAGCAACCTCAGCCGGTGTCCTCCTAGCTCTTATGCCCAAGGTGTTCCTCTTGCTTCTGATCTCTTGGTTCGGCATCTTGTTTTTTACCCGCATTGTATCGATCAGCTCGATCTGTGCTGCTTTGTTCTTTCCCTTCTTTACCTTTATACTCTACCCAAACAATCATTTATTCTTCTTTTTTTCCATTGTCGCTTCTTTTCTTGCTATATGGAGACACAGATCCAACATAAAAAGAATTTTCAAAGGGACTGAACCAAAATTGAATTTTTCAAAACAAAACAAATGA
- the glmS gene encoding glutamine--fructose-6-phosphate transaminase (isomerizing): MCGIFAYLGKKKAQPILLDGLKRLEYRGYDSSGIAIFDGTKIEVVKKKGRISELIHLLGKKQLDGRVGISHTRWATHGIPSDENAHPHFDQLRHLSLVHNGVIENYQLLKQRLINLGHTFQSETDTEVLAHLIGHYYELGKEDDPTARLIQALKRSLKEISGTYGIALIHSEVPNLLVGARRGSPLVLGIGNEEYFLSSDVTAICPYAHKVVYLNDGDLVTISSETFDIQSLNKTNNGFEIRDVDQTEMSASLKGFPHYMLKEIYDQPETIRNAFRGRLIQEEATAKLGGLNMSPQELLRIERIQVIGCGSARHAGIVGEYLIESLAHIPVEVEFSSEFRYKNSPMDRHTVVIAVSQSGETADTLAAVKEAKRKGLKVLGICNRVGSSIARETEGGVFMHAGPEIAVAATKSFTSQVLIFTLLALLLGRLRFLSAREGHEIVEAIEALPDQVAEVIKLDPQVRELAKKYAHSKRFLLFGRQFQYGVALEGALKIKEVSYCSAEGNPSAELKHGIIALIDQFTPSIFLCPKDGVYDKNISNMEEIKARGGPIIAIATEKDDLVSKVADEVLYIPNAQEYLCPILTVIPLQLFAYHLAIILGKDVDKPRNLAKSVTVE, encoded by the coding sequence ATGTGTGGAATTTTTGCTTACCTGGGGAAAAAGAAGGCGCAGCCTATTCTGCTTGATGGGCTCAAGCGGTTGGAATATCGGGGGTATGATTCCAGTGGTATTGCCATATTCGATGGGACCAAGATCGAGGTGGTCAAAAAAAAGGGAAGAATTTCTGAACTTATCCATCTTCTTGGGAAAAAGCAGTTGGATGGTAGAGTAGGGATTAGTCATACCCGGTGGGCCACTCACGGTATTCCTAGCGATGAAAATGCGCATCCACACTTCGATCAGTTGCGCCATCTTTCGTTGGTTCATAATGGAGTTATTGAAAATTACCAACTTTTAAAGCAAAGATTAATCAATTTAGGGCATACCTTTCAATCAGAAACAGACACGGAAGTTTTAGCTCATCTTATTGGTCATTACTATGAGCTAGGAAAGGAAGACGATCCCACTGCTAGACTTATCCAAGCACTCAAGCGTTCGCTAAAGGAAATTAGTGGCACTTATGGGATTGCTTTGATCCATTCCGAGGTCCCCAACTTGCTTGTAGGGGCGAGGAGAGGGAGTCCATTGGTCTTGGGAATTGGAAATGAGGAGTATTTTTTAAGTAGCGATGTGACAGCGATCTGTCCCTATGCTCATAAAGTTGTCTATTTAAATGATGGGGATCTTGTAACAATTAGCTCTGAGACTTTCGATATCCAGTCTTTGAATAAAACAAATAATGGATTTGAAATTCGGGATGTTGATCAAACCGAAATGAGCGCCAGCCTCAAAGGCTTTCCTCATTACATGCTAAAAGAAATTTATGATCAGCCCGAAACGATTAGGAATGCTTTCCGAGGTAGATTAATCCAAGAAGAAGCAACGGCTAAACTGGGAGGACTGAATATGAGTCCTCAGGAACTACTCAGGATTGAAAGAATCCAAGTTATTGGCTGTGGTTCTGCTAGACATGCTGGGATTGTGGGGGAATATCTTATTGAATCCCTCGCGCATATTCCGGTAGAAGTCGAATTTTCCAGTGAGTTTCGATATAAGAATTCTCCGATGGATAGGCATACGGTGGTTATTGCTGTAAGCCAATCTGGAGAAACTGCTGATACCCTTGCAGCTGTAAAAGAAGCAAAAAGAAAGGGACTGAAGGTCCTTGGTATATGTAACCGTGTGGGAAGCTCTATAGCCAGAGAAACAGAAGGGGGAGTCTTTATGCATGCAGGCCCTGAAATCGCAGTGGCCGCCACAAAATCGTTTACCTCACAAGTCCTTATCTTCACTCTTCTTGCTTTATTATTAGGCAGGTTGAGGTTTCTCTCTGCTAGAGAAGGTCATGAAATCGTAGAAGCTATTGAGGCGCTTCCGGATCAAGTGGCTGAAGTCATCAAGTTGGATCCTCAAGTCCGAGAGTTGGCAAAAAAGTATGCCCATTCAAAAAGGTTTTTGCTATTTGGACGTCAGTTTCAATATGGAGTGGCATTGGAAGGTGCATTAAAGATAAAGGAAGTTTCATATTGTAGTGCCGAGGGGAACCCTTCGGCAGAACTAAAACATGGGATTATAGCTTTAATCGATCAATTCACTCCGAGCATTTTTCTTTGTCCTAAAGACGGCGTTTATGATAAAAACATTAGTAATATGGAGGAAATAAAGGCAAGAGGAGGACCGATTATTGCTATTGCGACAGAAAAAGACGACCTTGTTTCCAAAGTTGCCGATGAGGTCTTATATATTCCCAATGCACAAGAGTATTTGTGTCCCATATTAACCGTTATTCCGCTGCAACTGTTTGCGTATCATTTGGCAATTATCTTGGGCAAAGACGTTGATAAGCCTAGAAATTTGGCCAAAAGCGTTACGGTAGAATAA
- a CDS encoding shikimate kinase, producing the protein MPRHIVLVGMMGAGKSSVGSWLSQEKAIPVYDLDRMIEEAEKATIAEIFATKGGEYFRKKEMEMVYQVISSPPGVIATGGGTLLNPSNLSLLKEHGFLFYLQASLELLWSRLQDKTDRPLLFGENPKMTLEKLLKERESVYKAADMAIEVDGKSIEQLGELLWSHWIRATEKKSG; encoded by the coding sequence ATGCCAAGGCACATTGTACTTGTGGGGATGATGGGGGCTGGAAAATCTAGCGTTGGATCCTGGCTTTCCCAAGAAAAAGCGATTCCCGTTTATGATTTGGATCGGATGATAGAAGAAGCAGAAAAGGCAACAATAGCTGAAATCTTCGCCACGAAAGGAGGCGAGTATTTCAGGAAAAAGGAAATGGAAATGGTTTACCAAGTCATTTCCTCTCCACCCGGAGTAATTGCCACGGGAGGGGGGACCTTACTGAATCCATCTAACCTTTCTCTTTTAAAAGAGCATGGGTTTCTTTTTTATCTTCAAGCCTCTTTGGAACTTCTTTGGTCAAGGCTACAAGATAAAACGGATAGACCCCTTCTTTTTGGGGAAAATCCAAAAATGACATTAGAAAAGTTATTGAAGGAAAGAGAATCTGTTTACAAAGCAGCAGACATGGCAATTGAGGTGGATGGGAAATCAATTGAACAGCTGGGAGAACTTTTATGGAGTCATTGGATAAGAGCAACGGAGAAAAAAAGTGGCTAA
- a CDS encoding NAD(P)H-dependent glycerol-3-phosphate dehydrogenase, with amino-acid sequence MKIGILGQGKWGKTIKKLLAENGHEPLGFHHTDNTWEQQLDCLCIAIPVQHIRQTLHRFPNPECPVISLSKGLEITTGKRVTEIIKDVWKNENVGALSGPTFSEEILAGLPAAAVVSSEKEALGIFFQNIFHSRTFRVYRTTDLVGLELGGALKNVYAIAGGLCYGLALGENAHASLLTRSLAEMTRLGVAAGGKAETFFGLSGVGDLFLTASSMKSRNFRLGMRIASGIPLTKALSMESTVIEGYPTAFSVHKSALFSKQKKPVADEIYKILYEGKNIQASVMDLLRRQVGEED; translated from the coding sequence ATGAAGATCGGTATCCTAGGCCAGGGGAAATGGGGAAAAACGATAAAAAAACTCCTTGCAGAAAATGGTCATGAACCTTTGGGTTTTCATCATACGGATAATACGTGGGAACAACAACTTGACTGTCTTTGTATAGCCATTCCCGTTCAGCATATTCGACAAACGCTTCATCGCTTTCCTAATCCAGAGTGTCCAGTCATAAGTTTAAGCAAAGGATTGGAGATCACTACAGGAAAGAGGGTCACAGAAATAATCAAAGATGTATGGAAAAATGAAAATGTAGGAGCTCTTTCGGGCCCTACCTTTTCAGAAGAAATCCTTGCTGGTCTTCCTGCAGCCGCTGTTGTATCGTCTGAAAAAGAAGCTTTAGGAATATTTTTCCAAAATATTTTTCATTCTAGAACCTTTCGTGTTTATCGGACAACCGATCTGGTGGGATTAGAACTGGGAGGAGCGCTTAAAAATGTTTATGCGATTGCTGGAGGCCTTTGCTATGGACTGGCTCTAGGGGAAAACGCTCATGCCTCTCTTTTGACTCGATCCTTAGCTGAAATGACCAGACTGGGAGTGGCTGCAGGCGGGAAAGCTGAGACTTTCTTTGGTCTTAGTGGTGTAGGAGATCTCTTTCTTACGGCTAGCAGTATGAAAAGTAGGAATTTTAGGCTTGGGATGAGAATAGCTTCTGGCATCCCTTTGACTAAGGCTTTATCAATGGAATCAACCGTTATAGAGGGATATCCAACAGCTTTTTCAGTCCACAAAAGCGCTCTTTTTTCTAAACAAAAAAAACCAGTCGCTGATGAAATCTATAAGATACTTTACGAGGGAAAGAACATTCAAGCTTCAGTAATGGATCTTTTAAGACGGCAAGTGGGGGAAGAAGACTAA